Proteins from a single region of Nitratidesulfovibrio sp.:
- a CDS encoding nitroreductase family protein — protein sequence MELITLDTDVCTGDGHCMAACPKGLLQPDGNGHPVPVPDAAEHCIDCGHCVAVCPTSALHHARLPLASFLPVQPGQANATAMDALIRNRRSIRRFSPRPLPDATLHELMDVVRHAPTARNSRLLRWHVIRSAAASRALAGVISEWLSASGYYPDALAAFAAGGDKVLRGAPHLAYCTAPKSYAFGACDGGIAATTLDFAATARGIGTCWAGLVMWAARNHEPTRAALGLADDLDVVGAMMLGMPAMKYHRVPPRDVPEVVWVD from the coding sequence ATGGAACTGATTACCCTCGATACGGATGTCTGCACGGGCGACGGCCACTGCATGGCCGCGTGCCCCAAGGGGCTGCTGCAACCCGACGGCAACGGCCATCCCGTGCCCGTGCCCGACGCAGCGGAGCACTGCATCGACTGTGGCCACTGCGTGGCCGTGTGTCCCACCAGTGCCCTGCACCACGCCCGCCTGCCGCTGGCGTCTTTCCTGCCGGTGCAGCCGGGCCAGGCCAACGCCACGGCCATGGATGCGCTGATCCGCAACCGGCGCTCCATCCGCCGCTTTTCGCCGCGCCCGCTGCCGGATGCTACCCTGCATGAACTGATGGATGTGGTGCGCCACGCGCCCACCGCCCGCAACAGCCGCCTGTTGCGCTGGCACGTGATCCGCTCTGCCGCCGCGTCGCGGGCGCTGGCCGGGGTGATTTCCGAATGGCTGAGCGCATCGGGCTACTACCCGGATGCGTTGGCCGCGTTTGCCGCTGGCGGCGACAAGGTGCTGCGCGGCGCGCCGCATCTGGCGTACTGTACCGCCCCGAAAAGCTACGCCTTCGGCGCGTGCGACGGCGGCATCGCCGCCACCACGCTGGATTTCGCGGCCACGGCGCGGGGCATCGGCACCTGCTGGGCCGGTCTGGTGATGTGGGCAGCCCGCAACCACGAACCCACCCGCGCCGCGCTGGGCCTTGCCGACGACCTGGACGTGGTGGGCGCCATGATGCTGGGCATGCCCGCCATGAAGTACCACCGGGTGCCCCCGCGCGACGTGCCCGAGGTGGTCTGGGTGGACTGA